The following proteins come from a genomic window of Pirellula staleyi DSM 6068:
- a CDS encoding type VI secretion protein IcmF/TssM N-terminal domain-containing protein yields the protein MSDEAPAEETKPEKKPEKKAKAPAQPGFFARLMAWPSKITTAGCASCLTSLVLTILLITVWIVFLVDSNNVPWRHSMSWLRVTLEVMLVITIPIVLYYAIRLWMEGDKSPFPDIDYAWQTGLEQLSRSGLSLSSAPLFLIVGTPGINQERSLMRASGVALRMRELPDGPAPLHWYAGPDGIYLFCTQASWASSLAALVEKRRNELIASGAPPTDLSMPQNIVPAPVAPINTTASTPAPAKRAERNRGTIMLDQFVMEKQSLAAAAEASAQSSSQEVDDKDDFVPSVSSSVSDQPALLSPQESSRQQQRLEYVCQLLRRGRRPLCPLNGVLTLLPFDVFQATQRETQEMQRAVRADLTIIQNELTVRCPVTALITGMQNQRGFRELVRRVGRERAATQRFGRRFDVRMIATAEQVTNLCGQITGVFEDWIHTLFREAEALSRPGNTRLYGLLCQMRSNLAGVLREVLSGGFGYESNQKNPAEPIAFSGCYFAATGDTEDQQAFVRGVFEKLTEEQEEVEWTRLSVQINDLYQFVGILCGLASVVILVTVFVVFLVRLFS from the coding sequence ATGAGCGACGAAGCACCCGCTGAAGAAACCAAACCCGAAAAGAAGCCCGAGAAGAAGGCGAAAGCGCCCGCTCAGCCCGGGTTCTTTGCGCGGCTGATGGCGTGGCCCAGCAAGATTACGACAGCCGGCTGCGCTAGTTGCCTCACCAGTCTCGTCCTCACCATTCTGCTGATCACGGTTTGGATCGTTTTTCTCGTCGATAGCAACAATGTCCCGTGGCGACATTCGATGTCGTGGCTCCGGGTGACGCTCGAAGTGATGCTCGTCATCACGATTCCAATCGTGCTTTACTACGCCATTCGACTCTGGATGGAAGGGGACAAATCTCCTTTTCCCGATATCGACTACGCCTGGCAAACGGGGCTCGAGCAACTTTCGCGGAGCGGTCTTTCTCTCAGCAGCGCGCCCTTGTTTCTGATTGTCGGCACTCCCGGAATTAATCAGGAACGTTCGCTCATGCGAGCCTCGGGCGTAGCGCTGCGGATGCGAGAACTTCCCGATGGTCCTGCGCCGCTGCACTGGTATGCCGGTCCCGACGGAATCTATCTGTTTTGCACCCAGGCAAGCTGGGCCAGTTCGCTTGCGGCGCTCGTCGAAAAACGTCGCAACGAACTCATCGCTTCGGGCGCGCCACCCACCGACCTCTCGATGCCGCAAAACATAGTTCCGGCACCGGTTGCGCCAATCAACACCACGGCCTCGACACCCGCACCCGCCAAACGGGCCGAACGCAATCGTGGCACGATCATGCTCGATCAGTTCGTCATGGAAAAACAATCGCTCGCTGCCGCTGCTGAAGCTTCAGCCCAATCGAGCAGCCAAGAGGTCGACGACAAAGACGATTTTGTCCCCTCCGTTTCGTCGTCGGTCAGCGATCAGCCTGCCCTGCTCTCGCCGCAAGAGTCGTCGCGACAACAGCAGCGGCTCGAATACGTTTGCCAACTCCTGCGTCGCGGACGTCGGCCCTTGTGCCCGCTCAATGGTGTCCTCACACTGCTCCCATTCGACGTATTCCAGGCGACCCAGCGCGAAACGCAAGAGATGCAGCGTGCCGTGCGCGCCGATCTCACGATCATTCAAAACGAACTCACGGTCCGCTGCCCTGTCACCGCTCTCATCACCGGCATGCAAAATCAGCGTGGCTTTCGCGAACTGGTTCGCCGCGTGGGACGCGAACGAGCTGCCACCCAGCGTTTTGGTCGCCGCTTCGATGTCCGCATGATCGCCACCGCCGAACAGGTGACAAATCTTTGTGGACAAATCACCGGGGTCTTTGAAGACTGGATTCACACCCTCTTCCGCGAAGCAGAAGCCCTCTCGCGCCCCGGCAATACGCGACTCTACGGTCTGCTCTGCCAGATGCGCTCGAACCTTGCTGGCGTTCTCCGCGAAGTTCTCTCCGGGGGCTTTGGCTACGAATCAAACCAAAAGAATCCAGCCGAACCGATCGCTTTCAGTGGCTGTTACTTCGCCGCCACCGGCGACACCGAAGATCAGCAGGCGTTTGTGCGCGGGGTCTTTGAAAAACTGACCGAGGAACAAGAGGAAGTGGAATGGACGCGGCTGTCGGTCCAAATCAACGACCTCTATCAGTTTGTCGGCATCCTTTGCGGACTCGCTTCGGTGGTCATTCTGGTTACGGTGTTTGTCGTCTTCCTGGTACGACTATTCTCCTAA
- a CDS encoding DotU family type IV/VI secretion system protein yields MTPKFAHAVDPIMLHILSVLDRIAREEKLSPQDERLRIRTLIDQAEAILGSSPDWQLAKYAICSWADEMLVDAPWEGRDWWSNNVLEVELFSTRTCYEQFYERAKEASSLTSRDALEVYYVCVVLGFRGVYRDPELAIYSIQNLGLPPDIESWAKQASMSVRLGQGRPNMNGKRREISGAPPQRGRMILLWSGLTMILIAATSAVYLFYG; encoded by the coding sequence ATGACGCCCAAGTTTGCCCATGCCGTCGACCCGATCATGCTCCACATCTTGTCGGTGCTCGATCGGATTGCGCGCGAGGAAAAACTCTCCCCGCAAGATGAGCGACTGCGCATTCGCACACTCATCGATCAGGCCGAAGCGATTCTCGGCAGTTCGCCCGACTGGCAGCTCGCCAAGTATGCCATTTGCTCGTGGGCCGACGAAATGCTGGTCGATGCTCCGTGGGAGGGGCGCGATTGGTGGAGCAACAACGTGCTCGAAGTCGAACTCTTCAGCACTCGTACCTGCTACGAACAGTTCTACGAGCGGGCGAAAGAGGCATCGTCACTCACGTCGCGTGATGCGCTGGAAGTTTACTACGTTTGTGTCGTCCTCGGCTTTCGCGGCGTCTATCGCGATCCCGAACTAGCGATCTACTCGATCCAGAATCTGGGACTCCCTCCCGACATCGAAAGTTGGGCCAAGCAGGCCTCGATGTCGGTGCGACTTGGCCAAGGTCGCCCCAACATGAATGGGAAGCGTCGCGAGATCAGCGGTGCTCCACCCCAGCGCGGTCGCATGATCTTGCTGTGGTCGGGACTCACCATGATCCTCATTGCAGCCACTTCAGCCGTGTATCTGTTTTACGGATAA